In one Desulfurobacterium atlanticum genomic region, the following are encoded:
- the trxA gene encoding thioredoxin has translation MAREIQTVEEFEREVLSSDVPVLVDFWAPWCGPCRMLAPTIEELSEQYAGKVKVFKVNTDDLPMLAMQYGIRGIPTVMLFVNGEPVDVKVGLQPKAAFEQTIERYLGE, from the coding sequence ATGGCAAGAGAGATTCAAACAGTGGAAGAATTTGAAAGGGAAGTTTTGTCTTCTGATGTTCCCGTGCTTGTGGATTTCTGGGCTCCGTGGTGTGGTCCATGTAGAATGCTTGCACCAACAATAGAGGAGCTTTCAGAACAATACGCTGGGAAGGTGAAAGTTTTTAAGGTTAATACAGATGACCTTCCTATGCTTGCCATGCAGTATGGTATTAGAGGTATTCCAACTGTTATGCTTTTTGTAAACGGAGAACCTGTTGATGTTAAAGTTGGGCTTCAGCCAAAAGCTGCTTTTGAGCAAACGATAGAAAGATATTTAGGAGAGTAA
- the trxB gene encoding thioredoxin-disulfide reductase: MFDKVWDVIVVGAGPGGLASAIYTGRSNLSTLVIDAMFPGGQLLVTEMIENYPGFPEPMAGFELSDRMKKQAEKFGAVIETGYSVSKVSLDGDLFVLDMESGGSLKSKTVIWAAGSTPKKLGVPGEAEFLGRGVSYCAVCDGALFKDRDVAVIGGGDSALEEALFLTKFARKVYLIHRRDKFRAVPILQDRVKENEKIEPVMNKTVDSIKGEQFVESIDLKDAVSGEISKLNVDGVFIFIGHEPNTEPIAHLVELDDRGYVITDDEMKTATPGLFAAGDVRRKPLKQVVTATADGAVAAMSASKYLEEKE, translated from the coding sequence ATGTTTGATAAAGTGTGGGATGTAATTGTTGTGGGAGCAGGGCCTGGTGGCCTTGCTTCTGCTATTTATACAGGTAGAAGCAATCTTTCTACTCTGGTTATTGATGCGATGTTTCCAGGTGGACAGCTTCTTGTTACAGAGATGATAGAAAACTATCCTGGTTTTCCAGAGCCGATGGCTGGATTTGAGCTTTCTGACAGGATGAAAAAGCAGGCAGAAAAGTTTGGAGCGGTTATAGAGACTGGCTATTCTGTTTCAAAGGTTTCCCTTGATGGAGACCTGTTTGTCCTTGATATGGAATCAGGTGGCAGTTTAAAATCAAAAACGGTTATATGGGCAGCAGGTTCTACTCCTAAAAAGCTTGGAGTTCCAGGAGAAGCAGAGTTTTTAGGCAGAGGCGTTTCTTACTGTGCCGTATGTGATGGTGCTCTTTTTAAGGATAGAGATGTTGCCGTAATAGGTGGAGGAGATTCGGCTCTTGAGGAAGCGCTTTTCCTTACAAAGTTTGCAAGAAAAGTTTATCTTATCCATCGCAGGGATAAGTTTAGGGCGGTTCCTATACTTCAGGACAGGGTAAAAGAGAACGAAAAAATAGAGCCTGTGATGAATAAGACGGTTGATTCTATAAAGGGTGAGCAGTTTGTTGAATCTATAGACCTTAAAGATGCAGTTTCTGGAGAGATTAGTAAGCTTAATGTTGACGGAGTGTTTATTTTTATAGGTCATGAACCTAATACTGAACCGATTGCCCATCTTGTAGAACTTGATGATAGAGGTTATGTTATAACAGATGATGAGATGAAAACAGCAACTCCCGGTCTTTTTGCCGCGGGAGATGTGAGAAGGAAACCTTTAAAACAGGTTGTAACAGCGACAGCAGATGGAGCTGTAGCTGCCATGTCTGCATCAAAATATTTAGAGGAGAAGGAATGA
- a CDS encoding ArsR/SmtB family transcription factor: MDYQKISEIMKALSHPTRLQIVEYLAEGEKCVKDIWEELDIPQPTASQHINVLKNAGVICYKKEGVRTCYRIKDERVVKILNILKEEEK; the protein is encoded by the coding sequence ATGGATTATCAGAAGATTAGTGAAATTATGAAAGCTCTTTCACATCCTACAAGGCTTCAAATAGTTGAGTATCTTGCTGAGGGTGAGAAGTGTGTGAAAGATATATGGGAGGAGCTTGATATACCTCAACCTACAGCTTCTCAGCACATAAATGTTTTGAAAAATGCAGGGGTTATCTGCTACAAAAAAGAGGGAGTTAGAACCTGTTACAGGATTAAGGATGAAAGGGTGGTAAAAATACTGAATATACTTAAAGAGGAGGAAAAGTAA
- a CDS encoding acylphosphatase → MALKTLHAFVSGRVQGVGFRAFVKRKADMLGVKGFVRNLSDGRVEVVAEGEEEKLNKLLDFLHQGPSLSKVKSVEYSYSDYRGVYENFEISY, encoded by the coding sequence GTGGCTTTAAAAACCCTTCACGCTTTTGTTTCTGGAAGGGTGCAGGGAGTTGGATTCAGAGCGTTTGTAAAAAGAAAAGCGGATATGCTTGGAGTTAAAGGATTTGTCAGAAATCTCTCCGACGGACGGGTTGAAGTTGTTGCTGAAGGAGAAGAGGAAAAACTGAATAAATTACTTGATTTTCTCCATCAGGGACCTTCACTATCAAAAGTTAAAAGTGTAGAATATTCCTACTCCGACTATAGAGGCGTTTATGAAAATTTCGAAATTTCTTATTAA
- the yihA gene encoding ribosome biogenesis GTP-binding protein YihA/YsxC has protein sequence MINIKKAQLYKTVFKPEELSETPYKEVAFVGRSNVGKSSLLNSIVKNYKLAKVSSSPGKTRSVNFYFVNDKFFIVDLPGYGFAKISKTEQERWRSLIEGYLKNRDKLKGVFLLVDSKVGPTDKDRMMKDWLVYYGIPFAVVATKIDKLKKQSEKATVEKRIREGLDLPKQFPIIKFSAKTNEGRVEVLKQIERFLE, from the coding sequence ATGATAAATATAAAAAAAGCGCAGTTATATAAAACTGTCTTTAAACCGGAGGAGCTTTCTGAAACGCCCTATAAGGAGGTTGCCTTTGTAGGCCGTTCAAATGTGGGTAAATCTTCTCTTTTAAATTCTATTGTGAAAAACTATAAGCTTGCCAAGGTGAGTTCTTCCCCCGGAAAGACCCGTTCGGTTAATTTTTACTTTGTGAACGATAAGTTTTTTATAGTTGACCTTCCAGGTTATGGATTTGCAAAAATATCAAAGACAGAACAGGAGAGGTGGCGTTCTCTTATAGAGGGCTATTTGAAAAATAGAGATAAGCTTAAGGGTGTTTTTCTTCTTGTTGATTCAAAGGTTGGTCCTACAGATAAGGACAGGATGATGAAGGATTGGCTTGTTTATTACGGAATTCCATTTGCTGTTGTGGCTACTAAAATTGATAAACTGAAGAAGCAGTCTGAAAAAGCAACTGTTGAGAAAAGAATAAGGGAAGGACTTGACCTTCCCAAACAGTTTCCCATAATAAAGTTTTCTGCAAAGACAAATGAAGGAAGGGTGGAAGTTTTAAAGCAGATTGAGAGGTTTCTTGAGTGA
- the amrB gene encoding AmmeMemoRadiSam system protein B produces the protein MVRYPAVAGQFYPALPEDLKLMLDSMCEPAPKVKAKAVIVPHAGYIYSGKVAGATYSRVEIPDNNIIIGPNHTGLGKKVSVFPDGVWVTPFGEVPVNSEIVSRLVSYPPYEPDVNAHIYEHSLEVQVPFLQYCSGFRESLSIVPVVFSFLDYTVCEQAGKVLANAIADEDGLIVISTDFSHYVPADKAKELDSLAIDAILNLNPYELYERVVTYNISMCGVIPATVGIIAAKLLGAENAELVMYRTSGDVTNNYKEVVSYAGIIIY, from the coding sequence ATGGTACGTTATCCAGCGGTGGCAGGTCAGTTTTATCCTGCGTTACCAGAAGATTTAAAACTTATGTTGGATTCTATGTGCGAGCCGGCACCGAAGGTAAAAGCTAAGGCTGTTATTGTTCCACATGCTGGATATATCTATTCTGGTAAGGTTGCAGGTGCTACATACAGCAGAGTTGAAATACCTGATAATAACATTATTATAGGTCCAAACCATACAGGTCTTGGGAAAAAAGTGTCTGTTTTCCCAGATGGAGTCTGGGTTACGCCTTTTGGCGAAGTGCCTGTTAATTCGGAGATTGTATCCAGGCTTGTTTCGTATCCCCCTTATGAGCCGGATGTGAACGCTCACATATATGAGCATTCTCTTGAAGTTCAGGTGCCTTTCCTTCAATATTGTTCAGGTTTTAGAGAATCTCTGTCAATAGTTCCTGTTGTTTTTAGCTTTTTAGACTATACTGTTTGTGAACAGGCAGGTAAAGTGCTTGCCAATGCCATTGCTGATGAGGATGGTCTTATTGTGATAAGTACAGATTTTTCTCATTATGTTCCTGCAGATAAGGCTAAGGAACTTGATTCGCTGGCGATTGACGCGATTTTAAATCTTAACCCTTACGAGCTTTATGAGAGGGTAGTCACGTATAACATTTCTATGTGTGGCGTAATTCCGGCTACAGTTGGTATTATAGCAGCAAAACTTTTAGGAGCTGAAAATGCAGAGCTTGTAATGTATAGAACCTCTGGAGATGTTACAAATAATTACAAAGAGGTTGTCAGTTATGCTGGAATAATCATATATTAA
- the murC gene encoding UDP-N-acetylmuramate--L-alanine ligase encodes MFKFKTKNLHFIGIGGIGISGLAYLFKKEGYNVTGSDIKESDTTEFLKKENIKIYIGHRKENVENSDVVIHTTAAKETNPEIVAAKEKGIPVIPRCDALSELMRFKEGISVAGTHGKTTTSSMIAKVLFDAELDPTILVGGKLDFLEGKNAHYGKSSLMVAETDESDGTFLKILPSISVITNIDSDHLDFYKTLENIKSSFVEFANRTSFYGKVFLCGECKNVMEILPKIYKKKVIYGFNPEFEFSAKNIKSVNGKTKAEILYKGKTLGTLTLTIPGKHNILNALAAVALGLEAGIPFEKITCSLENFKNAKRRMELKGCCNNILIFDDYGHHPTEIEATYQGLKETFPERKIYVVFQPHRYTRTKALWKEFIKTLKKIDNLTITAIYSAGEEPIEGICGEMLAKLSGAEYGKNFEEIESRLLKKLKPGDIVLTMGAGNIYKLGEKILSKLQTAESKTL; translated from the coding sequence ATGTTCAAATTCAAAACAAAAAATCTTCACTTTATAGGTATCGGCGGGATTGGAATATCAGGACTTGCATACCTTTTTAAGAAAGAGGGATATAACGTAACGGGCTCAGATATAAAAGAGAGCGATACAACAGAATTTCTAAAGAAGGAAAACATTAAAATTTATATAGGCCACCGAAAAGAAAATGTGGAAAACAGCGATGTTGTAATTCACACAACCGCCGCTAAAGAGACAAATCCTGAAATAGTTGCTGCAAAGGAGAAAGGTATTCCGGTAATTCCAAGATGTGACGCTCTTTCAGAACTGATGCGGTTTAAAGAAGGAATTTCTGTAGCTGGAACCCACGGAAAGACAACCACAAGCTCCATGATAGCAAAAGTTCTCTTTGACGCAGAACTTGACCCAACAATTCTTGTTGGAGGAAAACTTGATTTTTTAGAAGGTAAAAATGCACACTATGGAAAAAGCTCACTGATGGTAGCCGAAACAGATGAAAGCGACGGAACATTTTTAAAAATTCTTCCATCTATAAGTGTAATAACCAACATAGATAGCGACCATCTTGATTTCTACAAAACTCTTGAAAATATAAAATCTTCCTTCGTTGAATTTGCAAACAGAACCTCCTTTTACGGAAAGGTTTTCCTGTGTGGTGAATGCAAAAATGTGATGGAAATTCTTCCAAAAATCTACAAAAAAAAGGTAATTTACGGTTTTAATCCGGAATTTGAGTTTTCTGCAAAAAATATAAAATCGGTAAACGGAAAAACCAAAGCCGAAATACTTTACAAAGGGAAAACACTTGGAACACTAACCCTTACCATCCCCGGTAAGCACAATATACTTAACGCTCTTGCCGCCGTAGCCCTTGGACTTGAAGCAGGAATTCCTTTTGAAAAAATAACCTGTTCACTTGAAAACTTTAAAAATGCAAAGAGAAGAATGGAGCTTAAAGGCTGCTGTAACAATATTCTTATATTTGATGATTACGGACATCATCCCACAGAAATAGAAGCAACCTATCAGGGATTAAAGGAAACATTTCCCGAGAGAAAAATATATGTGGTATTCCAGCCTCACAGATACACCCGAACAAAAGCACTCTGGAAAGAGTTTATAAAAACTCTTAAGAAAATAGACAACCTTACAATCACAGCCATCTACTCTGCAGGAGAAGAACCTATAGAAGGTATCTGCGGAGAGATGCTCGCAAAATTAAGCGGTGCAGAGTATGGAAAAAACTTTGAGGAGATAGAATCCCGACTACTCAAAAAGCTAAAGCCAGGAGACATAGTTTTAACAATGGGAGCCGGAAACATATATAAACTTGGAGAAAAAATTCTCTCTAAACTTCAAACTGCAGAATCAAAAACCCTGTAA
- a CDS encoding DUF4105 domain-containing protein, producing MRAICLFILFLFLFPAVSFAENTLLSVALEKKIYKKPEWKALLHYNGHGSFINDTDFILSSDKFSLKRELEKTVNLILSTANSTNPAVCSFPARWLFILKETGMDVDAGINRCTGLNNFIQLLEGEKLYLGYVSKDVTDVTKMMGHLFIEFEGKEDYAVSFLALIDSSSPLKLGWDSLFTGIDAGFFLEPFNTQLDEYLWVDGRGVWRYRLKLSDYRQKLLLYHIYELKSAKLKYNYVFYNCATVVYYLLSVANPSLLKEKPLIVTPLKVVRLAEKERLLSDEEFFQDVKSVMGTLQREVGLKTVLKIKDGNYQNLDARGRFLAEIYRCYRLKEKDINDEVCETVFKKFLTKSSLLNAPFENHISAGFIEDFDGEKFLHLKFFPVLNDILDDNRYNFKEESVKFGEMEIGVSTKKLRFYKLGLYEINAFREFTYLVPQITKRFFIGFKRYPDGSSGFFAFSVSGGAGLSLKPMENATVYFLLNQDAGFYEDGFFALFYPSAGAIYYPFSYGKTLFSLNRYFSFRKSLNFPEVEFSINQVFFLNRHLNVDFEFNRLYGKECANRFKVAAVFLF from the coding sequence ATGAGAGCTATCTGCCTTTTCATCTTATTTCTCTTCCTCTTTCCAGCCGTCTCTTTTGCAGAAAATACTCTGCTTTCTGTGGCTTTAGAAAAGAAAATTTACAAAAAGCCTGAGTGGAAAGCTCTTTTACACTATAACGGTCACGGTTCTTTCATAAACGATACGGATTTTATCCTTTCTTCTGATAAGTTTTCTTTAAAAAGGGAGCTTGAAAAAACAGTTAATCTTATTCTTTCTACTGCCAATTCAACTAATCCAGCAGTTTGCAGCTTTCCTGCCAGATGGCTTTTTATTTTAAAAGAAACGGGAATGGATGTTGATGCAGGAATAAATAGGTGCACAGGTTTAAACAATTTTATCCAGCTCCTTGAAGGAGAGAAACTTTATCTTGGTTATGTTTCAAAGGATGTGACAGACGTTACGAAAATGATGGGACATCTTTTTATTGAGTTTGAAGGAAAAGAGGATTATGCGGTTTCCTTTCTTGCCCTTATAGATTCTTCAAGTCCGTTAAAGCTTGGATGGGATAGCCTTTTTACCGGGATAGATGCAGGGTTTTTTCTTGAACCTTTTAATACTCAGCTTGATGAGTATTTGTGGGTTGATGGAAGAGGTGTGTGGAGATACAGGTTAAAGTTGTCAGATTACAGGCAAAAACTTCTTCTTTATCATATTTATGAGTTAAAAAGTGCAAAACTAAAATACAACTATGTTTTCTATAACTGTGCTACGGTTGTTTACTATCTTCTTTCTGTTGCCAATCCTTCTCTTTTGAAAGAAAAACCTTTAATAGTTACTCCTTTAAAAGTGGTCAGGTTGGCTGAAAAGGAAAGGCTTTTATCTGATGAAGAGTTTTTTCAGGATGTAAAAAGCGTGATGGGAACTCTTCAGCGGGAAGTGGGATTAAAAACGGTTTTAAAGATAAAAGATGGAAATTACCAAAATCTGGATGCCAGAGGAAGATTCTTGGCCGAAATTTACAGGTGCTACAGGTTGAAAGAGAAAGATATAAACGATGAAGTTTGTGAAACGGTTTTTAAAAAGTTTTTGACAAAATCTTCTCTTTTAAACGCCCCTTTTGAAAATCACATTTCTGCAGGTTTTATAGAGGATTTTGATGGAGAAAAATTTCTCCATTTAAAATTTTTTCCTGTTTTAAACGACATTCTTGATGATAACAGATACAACTTCAAAGAGGAAAGTGTAAAGTTTGGAGAGATGGAGATAGGTGTCTCTACAAAGAAACTCAGGTTTTATAAGCTTGGATTGTATGAGATAAATGCTTTCAGAGAGTTTACATATCTTGTTCCGCAGATTACAAAAAGGTTTTTTATCGGATTTAAAAGATATCCTGATGGTTCTTCAGGTTTTTTCGCTTTTTCCGTTTCAGGTGGTGCAGGATTGTCTTTAAAACCGATGGAGAATGCTACGGTTTATTTTCTGCTTAATCAGGATGCAGGTTTTTATGAGGATGGTTTTTTTGCTCTTTTTTATCCGTCCGCTGGAGCAATCTATTATCCATTTAGCTATGGAAAAACACTTTTTTCTTTAAACAGATACTTTTCTTTCAGAAAATCTTTAAATTTTCCTGAGGTTGAATTTTCTATAAATCAGGTGTTTTTTCTTAACAGACATTTAAATGTTGATTTTGAATTTAACAGACTTTATGGCAAAGAGTGTGCTAACAGATTTAAGGTTGCTGCTGTTTTTCTTTTTTAA
- a CDS encoding LysM peptidoglycan-binding domain-containing protein: MKISKFLINLLFLLVFLAHSAAAQVTYTVKRGDSLLKIAKKFNVTTTDIIIKNRLKPPYTIYPGQKLKIPVNEKIYTVKRGDSLEKIAKRFGVSVKELIKLNRLRKPYRIYPGQKLKIPVKRISSNKTTSKKKRETEIITYRVRKGDSIKKIARKFGISEKEVIKLNKLKRPYRIYVGQKLKIPVSKETYLKNAQTTKQNSSKTSPPKYSMLRKVPIYKYYRVRPGDSIGKIARKFGVSVKSIIRTNRLKKPYIIRPGQRLKILIGYKDRLALNRPIEFKMPLDGQIDTTIREKGYKGIFIIAPPGEPVKASEVGIVKFAGKDDRLLKKYGNVVILEHPQGYTTIYASLDKINVKPGQLVHRGEVIGTSGVSGDWGRSGLYFEISRIHNKKAYPLNPLEVLR; encoded by the coding sequence ATGAAAATTTCGAAATTTCTTATTAATCTCCTTTTTCTACTTGTATTTCTTGCCCACTCAGCTGCTGCACAGGTTACATATACAGTTAAAAGGGGAGATTCTCTCCTTAAAATAGCAAAAAAGTTTAATGTTACAACTACAGACATTATTATTAAAAACAGATTAAAACCACCATACACTATCTATCCAGGACAGAAACTAAAAATTCCTGTAAATGAAAAGATTTATACTGTAAAAAGAGGAGATTCTCTTGAGAAGATAGCAAAGCGATTCGGTGTTTCAGTAAAAGAACTGATAAAACTAAACAGGTTAAGGAAACCTTACCGTATATATCCAGGCCAAAAACTGAAAATCCCTGTAAAGAGAATTTCCAGTAATAAAACTACATCAAAGAAAAAAAGAGAAACAGAGATAATCACATACCGTGTCAGAAAAGGAGACTCTATTAAAAAGATAGCAAGAAAGTTTGGTATCTCTGAAAAGGAAGTAATAAAACTTAACAAATTGAAAAGACCTTACAGAATCTATGTGGGGCAAAAACTGAAAATCCCCGTTTCAAAGGAAACTTATCTAAAAAATGCTCAAACGACAAAGCAAAATTCAAGCAAAACATCTCCACCAAAATATTCAATGCTGAGAAAAGTTCCCATCTACAAATATTACCGGGTAAGACCTGGAGATTCTATAGGAAAAATAGCAAGGAAATTTGGCGTTTCTGTTAAAAGTATAATAAGAACAAACCGCCTTAAAAAACCTTACATCATAAGACCGGGGCAACGTTTAAAAATTCTTATTGGTTACAAAGACCGTCTTGCCCTTAACAGACCCATAGAGTTTAAAATGCCACTTGACGGTCAGATTGACACTACAATAAGAGAAAAAGGTTATAAAGGCATATTTATAATCGCCCCTCCAGGAGAACCTGTTAAAGCTTCAGAAGTTGGTATCGTTAAATTTGCTGGCAAGGATGATAGATTACTGAAAAAATACGGAAATGTTGTTATTCTTGAACATCCACAAGGATACACAACCATTTACGCTTCTCTTGACAAAATCAACGTAAAACCCGGACAGCTTGTTCACAGAGGAGAGGTTATAGGAACTTCTGGAGTTTCAGGCGACTGGGGTAGAAGCGGATTATACTTTGAGATAAGCAGAATCCACAACAAAAAAGCTTATCCTCTAAATCCACTTGAAGTTTTAAGGTGA
- a CDS encoding VanZ family protein: protein MKKYRKYIAFLFFVSLAVIYLLSIAPAEAMPRTNDKLNHIAGFFYLSFLGKFLYKNVYIFLGLLFYGILIEISQLFVPGRSCEFNDVVADCIGISLGILVFSFFRKEK from the coding sequence TTGAAAAAGTATAGGAAATATATAGCTTTCCTGTTTTTCGTATCACTTGCAGTTATTTACCTTTTATCTATTGCTCCTGCAGAAGCTATGCCCAGGACAAATGACAAGTTAAACCACATTGCAGGTTTCTTTTATCTTTCTTTTTTAGGAAAGTTCCTTTATAAAAATGTTTATATTTTTTTGGGACTGCTTTTTTACGGTATTTTGATAGAGATTTCTCAGCTTTTTGTGCCGGGACGGTCGTGTGAATTTAACGATGTTGTTGCAGACTGCATAGGTATATCTTTGGGTATTTTAGTTTTTTCTTTTTTTAGAAAGGAAAAATGA
- a CDS encoding DNA repair protein RecN, with protein sequence MILSELSITNFSGIESAELLFEKGLNVIVGETGAGKSILLGTISFLEGDKGKGIKEEGTVVEAVFLDGEEEIIVRREIKGGRSRFFLNGKRVPRQFIKEKISPLITFQSQHETISLLRPSVQLKVLDSFCENWKLLSEYREIYSKYKDAVSRLDELKRQLSDRERKIDILRFQLNEFESVEWGEEIEEELLNLSKILSQAEKIKQIQAIVKIELYEGEDSASNKIGRVLREIESLGIEELSSRLSEVYYQLEDFVFEVERSLQIPDVEESVDEIEEKLYKLRKLREKYGPSWEDVKFFYEKVKKELEELENIDFELETAEKDVENLRKTLEELGEKLSSARKKGAKLLENRIKEHLEELELKHSKFKIVVEKTEFSFTGMDRVSFLFSGNPKFPLQPVGEAISGGELSRLLLSILSESGKESGVLVFDEIDTGMSGKVLSKVAEKLLKISRNTQVVAVTHSPVVVALADAVFKVEKGSDGKITVRKLESGDVEREIAVMISGEVSQGSLKAAKELMERREKLEKV encoded by the coding sequence GTGATACTTTCAGAGCTTTCAATTACCAATTTTTCTGGAATAGAAAGTGCCGAGCTTCTGTTTGAAAAAGGGCTTAATGTAATTGTTGGTGAAACAGGTGCGGGAAAATCAATTCTCCTTGGAACTATAAGTTTTCTTGAAGGTGATAAGGGTAAAGGTATAAAGGAGGAAGGAACGGTTGTTGAAGCTGTGTTTCTTGACGGTGAGGAGGAGATTATCGTTCGCCGTGAAATAAAAGGTGGACGTTCCCGATTCTTTTTGAACGGAAAAAGGGTTCCTCGGCAGTTTATTAAGGAAAAAATTTCACCACTTATCACTTTTCAGTCTCAACATGAAACCATTTCTCTTCTTAGACCTTCTGTTCAGCTTAAGGTTCTTGATTCTTTTTGTGAAAACTGGAAGTTACTTTCAGAGTATAGAGAGATTTATTCAAAGTATAAAGATGCTGTTTCAAGACTTGATGAACTTAAGCGACAGCTTTCTGATAGGGAAAGAAAGATAGATATTTTGAGGTTTCAATTAAATGAATTTGAAAGTGTTGAGTGGGGAGAAGAGATAGAGGAAGAGCTTTTAAACCTTTCAAAGATTCTTTCTCAGGCAGAAAAGATAAAACAGATACAAGCAATTGTAAAAATTGAGCTTTATGAAGGTGAGGATTCTGCTTCAAACAAGATAGGAAGAGTTTTAAGAGAGATTGAATCCCTCGGTATTGAGGAGCTTTCGTCCAGACTTTCTGAGGTTTACTATCAGCTTGAGGATTTTGTTTTTGAAGTTGAGAGAAGTTTACAGATTCCTGATGTTGAAGAGTCGGTGGATGAGATAGAGGAAAAGCTGTATAAATTGAGGAAGCTGCGGGAGAAATACGGTCCTTCATGGGAAGATGTAAAGTTTTTTTATGAAAAGGTGAAAAAGGAACTTGAAGAGCTGGAGAATATAGATTTTGAACTTGAGACGGCTGAAAAAGATGTTGAAAATTTGAGAAAAACCCTTGAAGAGTTGGGAGAGAAGTTATCTTCGGCAAGAAAAAAGGGAGCAAAGCTTCTTGAGAATAGGATAAAAGAGCATCTTGAGGAGCTTGAGCTAAAGCACTCTAAATTTAAAATTGTAGTTGAAAAAACAGAATTTTCTTTTACCGGAATGGATAGGGTTTCTTTTCTGTTTTCCGGTAATCCAAAGTTTCCTTTACAACCCGTAGGGGAAGCTATATCCGGTGGGGAACTTTCAAGACTGCTTTTGTCAATACTTTCAGAAAGTGGAAAAGAGTCAGGTGTTCTTGTGTTTGACGAAATAGATACAGGGATGTCAGGGAAGGTTCTTTCAAAGGTTGCAGAGAAACTATTGAAAATTTCTCGTAATACTCAAGTAGTGGCAGTGACCCATTCTCCTGTAGTTGTTGCACTTGCAGATGCTGTTTTTAAGGTTGAAAAGGGAAGTGACGGAAAAATTACGGTAAGAAAACTTGAAAGTGGAGATGTTGAAAGGGAAATAGCTGTTATGATATCAGGTGAAGTTTCTCAGGGTTCTCTAAAAGCGGCAAAAGAGCTTATGGAGAGGAGAGAAAAACTTGAAAAAGTATAG
- a CDS encoding TlpA family protein disulfide reductase produces MKRKLLLASLIFAVALSGCGKKEEKSATVEKPHVEEKAVESQKPKCVPGYNFELVSVDGKKVSLSDFKGKVVILQFFGEFCPTCLKEIPYLNELYEKYKGKVVVIGMNTDYEGTPPPRLKKFVESKGIKYPVVVVDGKTWMNYPGFFTGSDIIPQTFFLDKSGNVCYYGVGFAPGDEMRYKTAVERLLQG; encoded by the coding sequence ATGAAAAGAAAACTGCTTTTAGCTTCTCTGATTTTTGCTGTGGCTCTTTCCGGATGCGGAAAAAAGGAAGAGAAAAGTGCTACGGTGGAAAAGCCACATGTTGAGGAGAAAGCGGTAGAATCCCAGAAGCCAAAATGTGTTCCAGGATACAATTTTGAACTTGTTTCTGTTGATGGGAAAAAGGTTTCTCTTTCCGATTTTAAAGGTAAAGTGGTAATTCTTCAGTTTTTTGGAGAGTTCTGTCCCACCTGCCTGAAAGAGATTCCTTACCTTAACGAGCTGTATGAGAAATATAAAGGTAAAGTGGTTGTTATAGGGATGAATACCGATTACGAGGGAACACCTCCTCCAAGGCTTAAAAAGTTTGTGGAGAGTAAGGGGATAAAATATCCGGTGGTTGTTGTTGACGGTAAAACATGGATGAACTATCCAGGATTTTTCACGGGAAGCGATATAATTCCACAGACATTTTTCCTTGATAAGAGCGGAAATGTTTGCTACTACGGAGTAGGTTTTGCTCCAGGTGATGAGATGAGATATAAAACAGCGGTAGAGCGGTTGCTTCAGGGATGA